Proteins encoded within one genomic window of Mesobacillus subterraneus:
- a CDS encoding HEAT repeat domain-containing protein, translating to MIKNEIQFLVTVFTLLSGMLLIMLIYLIIRKAAESRLRKRVEDHKNSMNDKLLHCILTGDILRSLQADTKAKKLAIEQLLSKYAEILEGNEEKNNLKNLAEMLLSDHYRIGMKSNKWSTRMNALFFIETFKIENIKEDVVAMMKRRWITKEEKIKAMTILAQIQYNEIFQLLTEDYKNLSHLEYRNILSRLNDRGFEQFLLGYNSCHTELKFTVLDLIGLKKDLNYLLFAETVFSSSRGEERIRSLKALVSIGFVRNLDNYLPLLKSVNWEERMLAARLAGVMKVEHALPDLVQLLQDPSWWVRSQAGQSIITFPHGKEILQGVLVESTDAFAKDMAWEWINKGVYQT from the coding sequence ATGATAAAAAATGAAATTCAGTTTCTTGTTACAGTTTTCACATTATTATCAGGAATGCTTTTGATCATGCTTATCTATTTAATCATAAGAAAAGCAGCAGAAAGTAGGCTGCGAAAAAGAGTGGAAGATCATAAAAACTCCATGAATGATAAACTCCTCCACTGTATTCTCACAGGTGACATCCTTCGTTCATTGCAAGCAGACACAAAAGCAAAAAAACTGGCAATTGAGCAGCTGCTGAGCAAATATGCGGAAATTCTGGAGGGGAATGAGGAGAAGAACAATCTGAAAAATCTTGCGGAAATGCTTTTGAGTGACCATTACCGCATTGGGATGAAAAGCAATAAGTGGAGCACAAGGATGAATGCACTTTTCTTTATCGAGACATTCAAGATTGAAAACATTAAAGAAGATGTTGTTGCCATGATGAAACGGAGATGGATAACAAAAGAAGAGAAAATCAAGGCAATGACCATTTTAGCTCAGATTCAGTACAATGAGATTTTTCAATTACTGACAGAAGATTATAAGAATCTTTCTCATCTGGAGTACAGAAATATCCTCTCCAGGCTAAACGATCGTGGATTCGAACAATTTTTGCTTGGATACAACTCATGTCATACTGAGCTTAAGTTCACGGTCCTAGATCTAATTGGTTTAAAAAAAGACTTGAATTACCTTCTATTCGCAGAAACTGTTTTTTCTTCAAGTCGTGGTGAAGAAAGGATCCGTTCATTAAAAGCCCTTGTCTCCATTGGGTTCGTGCGTAACCTGGACAATTATCTTCCCCTGTTAAAATCGGTGAATTGGGAAGAACGGATGCTCGCTGCAAGATTGGCAGGAGTAATGAAAGTGGAGCATGCACTCCCGGATCTTGTTCAGCTCCTTCAAGATCCTTCATGGTGGGTCCGGTCCCAGGCAGGGCAGTCAATCATAACATTCCCTCATGGAAAGGAGATCCTCCAGGGTGTACTGGTTGAAAGCACGGATGCTTTTGCGAAAGATATGGCATGGGAATGGATTAACAAAGGAGTCTATCAAACATGA
- a CDS encoding GGDEF domain-containing response regulator, producing MALEKYQKLLFEKIKQKISWWFDNQPAELVDNEEVYRFLHSIKGTSGTIHLGGLHFVSSTLLERLEAGENMEWEKDELRDFLFELISLSYEYEHFRESDFKKSEPCCDNLPLIQIIDDDVTMLILLKEALEDNGWMVMTNTEPEKAVSLYYDLQPDCLVIDVDLPSKNGFQLLESIQEHNHKQFIPKVVISTQTDRNTRMNAYEMGADDFIEKPIDMEEFIVRINRQLQRKQIFDQSVLIDELTQVYNRRFLFDQLDRYLKDFERKNAAFSIGVLDLDHFKKINDTFGHLTGDKVLEAFALFLKQQTRSTDIVFRYGGEEFIVLFPNTNDQEASEVARRILEEFSKVEFEVQGRSFHVSFSAGIYMVNKPTEGSLDILKKSDQALYKAKEKGRACVESANETMLPATKILNVSVIDDDAIIRTLLVRVLQNIDADNVVLNIESYENGEMFFEAGRLECEGKHFLILDGVMPVMDGIEVLSKVKSTENASQVNVLMLTGRKTEYDIARALKLGADDYVTKPFSITELQARIQRLIQRMF from the coding sequence GTGGCTTTGGAAAAATATCAAAAACTATTATTCGAAAAAATTAAACAGAAAATATCCTGGTGGTTCGATAATCAGCCTGCCGAATTAGTTGACAATGAAGAGGTTTATCGCTTCTTGCACTCGATAAAAGGCACTTCGGGAACTATTCATCTTGGAGGTTTGCATTTTGTTTCCTCCACGCTTCTTGAAAGGCTTGAAGCCGGCGAAAACATGGAATGGGAAAAGGATGAACTGAGAGACTTTTTGTTCGAACTCATTAGTCTTAGCTATGAGTATGAGCACTTCAGGGAATCTGATTTTAAAAAGAGTGAGCCTTGCTGCGATAATTTACCGTTAATCCAAATTATTGATGATGATGTGACGATGCTGATCCTATTAAAGGAAGCTCTAGAGGATAATGGCTGGATGGTGATGACAAATACAGAGCCAGAAAAAGCAGTATCTCTGTATTATGATCTTCAGCCTGATTGTTTGGTGATTGATGTAGATTTGCCTTCAAAAAACGGCTTTCAATTATTGGAGAGTATTCAGGAGCATAATCACAAACAATTCATTCCAAAGGTGGTCATCAGCACCCAAACCGATCGAAATACGAGAATGAATGCTTATGAAATGGGGGCAGATGATTTCATTGAAAAGCCGATTGATATGGAGGAATTCATAGTCAGGATTAACCGCCAATTGCAGAGAAAACAAATCTTTGATCAATCAGTGCTTATCGATGAGTTAACTCAGGTTTATAATAGAAGGTTCCTTTTTGACCAGCTGGACCGTTATTTAAAAGACTTTGAACGGAAAAATGCTGCTTTTTCAATAGGAGTTCTAGATCTCGATCATTTTAAGAAAATCAATGATACGTTTGGTCATCTTACCGGAGACAAAGTGCTGGAAGCCTTTGCCTTATTCTTAAAACAACAGACCAGAAGCACTGATATTGTTTTCCGGTATGGAGGTGAAGAGTTCATTGTTCTCTTTCCAAACACGAATGATCAAGAAGCTTCTGAAGTGGCCAGGCGGATCCTCGAAGAATTTTCGAAGGTCGAATTTGAAGTACAAGGACGCTCCTTCCATGTCAGTTTCTCTGCAGGTATTTATATGGTCAACAAGCCAACTGAAGGAAGCCTGGATATCCTGAAAAAGTCCGACCAGGCTTTATATAAGGCAAAGGAAAAAGGCCGGGCATGTGTAGAGAGTGCCAATGAAACGATGCTGCCGGCAACTAAAATCCTCAATGTTTCCGTCATAGATGATGATGCCATTATCAGGACCCTTCTCGTCCGGGTATTGCAAAATATAGATGCGGACAATGTGGTGCTCAATATTGAATCGTATGAAAACGGCGAGATGTTCTTTGAAGCTGGTCGTCTTGAGTGCGAGGGAAAGCACTTCCTCATACTTGACGGTGTCATGCCGGTCATGGATGGAATTGAGGTGCTTAGCAAAGTGAAAAGTACGGAGAACGCCAGCCAAGTCAATGTACTGATGCTTACGGGACGGAAGACAGAATACGATATTGCGCGCGCCCTAAAGCTTGGAGCGGATGATTATGTTACAAAACCGTTCAGTATTACCGAGCTGCAGGCAAGGATTCAAAGGCTGATTCAGAGGATGTTTTAA
- a CDS encoding glycosyltransferase family 2 protein has translation MSFQDISIYFAMFIMVYMVIVISFYSVVMLISVVQLRKEYKLNREKSFSDYTEDIHTKPVSIIVPAFNEEAGIIHSIRSLLSINYPVFEIIVVNDGSSDRTIERLIEHYDMKEIHKVIRRQVESKPIKKVYQSRMLPSLFLIDKDNGGKADALNAGLNFSHYPYVCSLDGDSVLERDAFLKVMKPIIDSNEEVIASGGSIRIANGCDIQNGEVLKIGLSSNPLVIMQVIEYLRAFLMGRIGLSRHNLLLIISGAFGVFSKYWVVRAGGYRTDTVGEDMELVVRIHRLLKETGTKKRIVYVPDPVCWTEVPENMKYLKRQRRRWHRGLFESLWSHRKLTMNPRYGQIGFISFPYFWLVEFLGPIVELSGYIYVFISLFAGGIYLEFAILIFLLSCLYGSLFSAFAILLEEWSLRKYPKISDLLKLFFYSLTETLWYRPLTVFWRCQGIWQMIKGEKAWGEMKRKGVSK, from the coding sequence ATGAGTTTTCAAGACATCAGTATCTATTTTGCTATGTTCATTATGGTGTACATGGTTATCGTTATATCCTTTTATTCGGTTGTCATGCTGATTTCGGTGGTTCAGTTAAGAAAAGAGTACAAGCTTAACAGAGAAAAATCCTTCAGTGATTATACGGAAGATATTCATACAAAACCTGTATCAATCATCGTGCCTGCCTTCAATGAAGAGGCTGGAATTATTCACAGCATCCGTTCGCTGCTCAGCATCAATTATCCGGTATTTGAGATTATAGTTGTGAATGATGGGTCTTCGGATCGTACGATAGAAAGATTGATCGAGCATTACGATATGAAAGAAATTCATAAAGTGATTCGCAGACAGGTAGAATCGAAGCCAATCAAAAAAGTCTATCAATCCAGAATGCTTCCTTCACTGTTTTTGATTGACAAAGATAATGGCGGCAAGGCTGATGCCCTGAATGCCGGACTGAATTTTTCACATTATCCATATGTCTGTTCCCTTGATGGCGACTCAGTTCTGGAAAGAGACGCATTTTTAAAGGTGATGAAGCCGATCATTGATTCAAATGAGGAAGTAATTGCCTCAGGAGGGAGCATCAGGATTGCTAATGGTTGCGATATTCAGAATGGTGAGGTCCTGAAAATAGGTTTATCCAGCAATCCTCTGGTCATCATGCAGGTGATTGAATATTTAAGAGCCTTCTTAATGGGAAGAATCGGTCTAAGCCGGCATAATTTACTGTTAATCATATCTGGTGCTTTTGGTGTATTCTCAAAGTATTGGGTCGTAAGGGCAGGTGGATACAGGACAGATACTGTCGGAGAAGATATGGAGCTGGTCGTCAGGATTCATAGACTATTGAAAGAAACCGGTACGAAAAAAAGAATTGTTTATGTACCTGATCCAGTCTGCTGGACAGAGGTACCCGAAAATATGAAGTATCTAAAAAGGCAAAGGCGCCGCTGGCACAGAGGACTGTTTGAAAGTCTTTGGAGCCATAGGAAGCTGACGATGAATCCCAGGTATGGGCAGATTGGTTTCATCTCCTTTCCTTATTTTTGGCTAGTGGAATTTTTGGGGCCGATTGTCGAATTATCAGGATATATTTATGTTTTTATTTCGTTGTTTGCAGGAGGAATCTATCTCGAGTTTGCGATTTTGATATTTTTATTGTCTTGCCTCTATGGCTCTCTTTTTTCGGCTTTCGCCATCTTATTGGAAGAATGGAGTCTGCGAAAATATCCTAAAATATCTGATTTACTCAAGCTGTTCTTTTATTCGCTGACAGAAACACTTTGGTATCGCCCGCTTACTGTATTCTGGCGCTGTCAGGGAATCTGGCAGATGATCAAAGGAGAGAAAGCCTGGGGTGAAATGAAACGAAAAGGTGTATCCAAATGA